The DNA region CCGCCGCGAACGCCGCCTCGAGGCGCGCGGGCTCCGCGAGCTTCGCCGAGCCGAGCGCGTTGCGCAGCGTCTTGCGCCGCAGGCCGAAGCCGGCCTTCACCAGCCGGCGGAAGCGCGCCGGGTCCCCCACCGCGTCCGCGGGCGGCCGGAACAGCGCGCAGAGCACCGCGCTCTCGACCTTCGGGGGCGGCCAGAACGCGCCGGGCGGCACGATCCGCTCCACCGACACCTCCGCCTCGCGCTGGAGCAGCACCGAGAGCAGGCCCCAGTCCCGGCTCGCGGGCGGGGCCGCGAGCCGCTCGGCCACCTCGCGCTGCAGGAGGAACACCGCGCGCGACACGTGCGCCACCTGGTCGAGGATCGAGAACAGGATCGGGCTGGTCAGGTGGTACGGGAGGTTCCCCACCACCGCGAGCCGCGCGCCCTCCCCCGCGGCCGCCGGCGCGCCGAAGCGGGCCGCCAGCGCGGCGTGGTCGAGCCGCGCCGCGTCCGCCTCGAGCAGGGTGATCCGGTCGCCCAGCTCGCCGCGCAGCACCCGGGCCATGTCGCGGTCGCGCTCCACCGCGACGACGCGCGCGCCCCGCGCCAGCAGGCGCGCGGTGAGGTGGCCGAGGCCGGCCCCGAGCTCCAGCACCGGGTCGCCGGCCCGCGGCGCCGCGAGGCGGGCGATGTCGTCGAGGACGGCCTCCTCGCCGAGGAAGTTCTGGCCCCAGCTCTTCTTCGCGCGGAGGTCGTACCTGTCGAGCAGCGCGCGCGGGCTCGGATAGCGGTCGGTCATCGCGGGGCGCAGTATGCCCCGGCGCCGCCGCGCCGTCCCGCCCGGCGCGCCGGCGTCAGGTGGCGGGGGCGGCCCGTCCGCGCGGCCGGTGCGGGCGCGGCGGCGTGAGCGCCACCCAGCAGACCAGGATGCCGACCACGATGTCGTTCACCGCCAGTCCGGCATCGAGGTAGCCGAGCACGAAGGGCGACAGCACGGCCCAGGCGCCCAGCACGACGTTGACGGCCTGGAGGCGCGGCAGCGCCATGGCCAGGAACGCCACCAGGAAGATGGCGAGGCCGAGGAAGATGTGATCGCCGAACTCCGGCGCCCGCGGGCCCGCGACCAGGCCGGTCGCGAGCATCCAGCCGCCGAACAGCACGTTGAGCCAACGCAGGGACATGACCGCTCCGATCCCTCCGGGCGATCAATAGGTACGGCGGGCCGCGGCCGCAGGGACCGGGCGGGCGCCCGTCCGCCCGGCCGCCTCGCGATCAGAGGCGCCAGGCGGGATCGGCGTTCAGGTCCGGCCCGGCCCGCTCGCCCCGGAGCAGCGCGTGCGTCCCGGCGACGGCGATCATGGCCGCGTTGTCGGTGCAGAGCCTGACCGGCGGGATGAACACGGACATGCCCTCGTACTCGGCCGCGCGCGCGGTGGCGGCGGCGCGCAGCCGGCTGTTCGCGGCCACGCCGCCCGCGAGCACCAGCCGCTCGAACTGGAGGCGGCGCGCGGCGCGGAACGCCTTCTCCACCAGCGCGCGCACGATGGCCTCCTGGTAGCTCGCGCACAGGTCGGCGAGCGCGGGCCCCTCCGGCACGCCGTGCTTCTTCACGTGGTGCAGGAGCGCGGTCTTGAGCCCGGAGAAGCTGAAGTCGAGGTCGGCGCCCTTCACGATCGCCTTCGGGAAGCGGATCGCGGCCGGGTCGCCCTCCTTCGCCAGGCGGTCGATGGCGACGCCGCCCGGGTACGGCAGGCCGAGCAGCTTCGCGCCCTTGTCGAACGCCTCGCCGGCGGCGTCGTCGCGCGTCTGGCCGAGCAGGCGGTAGTCGCCGAAGCCGTGCGCGGCGTAGAGCGAGGTGTGCCCGCCCGACACCACCAGCCCGAGGTACGGGAACGCGGGCGGCACCTCCGCCAGGAACGCCGCGACCAGGTGGCCCTCGAGGTGGTTCACGCCCAC from Anaeromyxobacter dehalogenans 2CP-C includes:
- a CDS encoding SPW repeat domain-containing protein: MSLRWLNVLFGGWMLATGLVAGPRAPEFGDHIFLGLAIFLVAFLAMALPRLQAVNVVLGAWAVLSPFVLGYLDAGLAVNDIVVGILVCWVALTPPRPHRPRGRAAPAT
- the rsmA gene encoding 16S rRNA (adenine(1518)-N(6)/adenine(1519)-N(6))-dimethyltransferase RsmA; its protein translation is MTDRYPSPRALLDRYDLRAKKSWGQNFLGEEAVLDDIARLAAPRAGDPVLELGAGLGHLTARLLARGARVVAVERDRDMARVLRGELGDRITLLEADAARLDHAALAARFGAPAAAGEGARLAVVGNLPYHLTSPILFSILDQVAHVSRAVFLLQREVAERLAAPPASRDWGLLSVLLQREAEVSVERIVPPGAFWPPPKVESAVLCALFRPPADAVGDPARFRRLVKAGFGLRRKTLRNALGSAKLAEPARLEAAFAAAGVDPGRRGETLTLAEWAALDRALG
- the tsaD gene encoding tRNA (adenosine(37)-N6)-threonylcarbamoyltransferase complex transferase subunit TsaD; translation: MTRVLAIETSCDETAAAVVEDGRRALSDVVSTQIDIHRRWGGVVPELASRNHVVQVMPVVDEALTRSGVGPEGLDAVAVTSGPGLVGALLVGVQAAKALALAWGKPLVGVNHLEGHLVAAFLAEVPPAFPYLGLVVSGGHTSLYAAHGFGDYRLLGQTRDDAAGEAFDKGAKLLGLPYPGGVAIDRLAKEGDPAAIRFPKAIVKGADLDFSFSGLKTALLHHVKKHGVPEGPALADLCASYQEAIVRALVEKAFRAARRLQFERLVLAGGVAANSRLRAAATARAAEYEGMSVFIPPVRLCTDNAAMIAVAGTHALLRGERAGPDLNADPAWRL